A single window of Hylaeus volcanicus isolate JK05 chromosome 8, UHH_iyHylVolc1.0_haploid, whole genome shotgun sequence DNA harbors:
- the LOC128880836 gene encoding uncharacterized protein LOC128880836 — MRFILIFLTLVLGLCDAARRTTTTTSTQANFEGRHLGHRGKSQEDSRNVWDLVELQKLDKQDFWNKDPNTSANTTNPEGSNVLSGRQSYPTLPGPGDTNELPGPIATPKPIEPPPPGCYGPRGQFPSPRSCANYLNCWDGVVIEQTCPDGLLFNAITLVCDYDYNVNCGDRPLPTPKPPIANGSELCPDPNGRYRSATNCSEFYVCVFGRPVKFSCPRGLVYNDLLNVCDYPYNVDCKGSATPAPTTPPITIGPITQSPSKPPQPPTYPPTQPPYGQPGPPPYGQPGPSYPWLNLKANSETWNQQAESSQLDDDKSEESLFEKHPQPPETSPNPWNVLQNIPASLVAVPCKNGDIHRLNEACTNVVVCRSGRPQLVQCSSGLIYDRPSDSCQPHSVAKWWVFASNDEFLLGDILIVWLVDPAVRNFFFNCIAVLLYRMKIMPGMWDILQTKCIFNS, encoded by the exons ATGAGGTTCATCCTGATATTCCTGACCCTAGTGCTCGGACTGTGCGACGCGGCGAGACGCACCACTACCACGACGTCCACGCAAGCTAACTTCGAGGGAAGGCACCTCGGACACCGTGGCAAATCCCAAG AAGACTCGA GAAACGTATGGGACCTCGTGGAGCTACAGAAGTTGGACAAACAGGACTTTTGGAACAAAGATCCGAACACTTCCGCGAATACCACGAACCCTGAAGGTTCGAACGTGTTGAGTGGAAGGCAAAGTTATCCAACTCTTCCAGGCCCTGGAGATACGAACGAGCTACCAGGGCCTATTGCGACTCCCAAGCCCATCGAGCCACCTCCACCTGGATGTTACGGTCCACGCGGACAGTTTCCGAGTCCGAGAAGCTGtgctaattatttgaattgttGGGACGGTGTCGTTATCGAACAAACCTGCCCCGATGGTTTGCTATTCAACGCGATAACCTTGGTTTGCGACTATGATTACAACGTTAATTGCGGTGACCGACCTTTACCTACGCCAA AACCGCCAATAGCCAACGGGTCTGAACTATGCCCAGACCCGAATGGCAGGTACAGAAGCGCGACGAACTGCTCGGAATTCTACGTGTGCGTTTTTGGAAGGCCAGTCAAGTTCAGCTGCCCACGTGGTTTGGTCTATAATGAC CTACTGAACGTCTGCGACTACCCATACAACGTGGACTGTAAAGGCTCAGCAACACCTGCGCCAACGACCCCACCGATAACCATTGGTCCTATAACGCAATCACCTTCCAAACCACCGCAGCCACCAACCTATCCGCCAACCCAACCGCCCTATGGACAACCAGGACCACCCCCCTACGGCCAGCCAGGACCGTCCTACCCTTGGCTGAACCTAAAAGCTAACAGTGAGACTTGGAATCAACAAGCAGAATCGTCGCAGTTGGACGACGACAAGAGCGAGGAATCGCTCTTCGAGAAACATCCCCAACCGCCCGAGACGTCCCCGAATCCATGGAACGTGTTGCAAAATATTCCTGCAAGCCTCGTGGCGGTACCATGCAAAAACGGTGATATACACAGGCTGAACGAGGCCTGCACGAATGTAGTAGTTTGTAGAAGCGGTCGCCCGCAGCTGGTGCAATGTTCCTCGGGGCTTATATACGACAGACCATCGGACTCCTGTCAGCCACACTCCGTTGCCAAATGGTGGGTATTCGCAAGCaatgatgaatttttattaggaGATATTCTGATCGTTTGGTTAGTTGACCCTGCAGtgcgcaattttttttttaattgtattgcAGTTTTGCtttatcgaatgaaaattatgcCGGGTATGTGGGATATATTGcaaacaaaatgtatttttaactcTTGA